A genomic region of Stegostoma tigrinum isolate sSteTig4 chromosome 15, sSteTig4.hap1, whole genome shotgun sequence contains the following coding sequences:
- the ndufa1 gene encoding NADH dehydrogenase [ubiquinone] 1 alpha subcomplex subunit 1, protein MWYEILPGLVIMAGCLTVPGLATIYVHRWTNGGKEKRTARLPYHWTLMDRDRRVSGSNTYYESKGLENID, encoded by the exons ATGTGGTATGAGATCCTGCCCGGGCTTGTCATCATGGCCGGCTGCCTGACGGTGCCTGGCCTCGCCACCATCTACGTTCACAGGTGGACGAACGGCGGTAAG GAAAAGAGGACTGCTCGTTTACCCTATCATTGGACCCTAATGGATCGAGACAGGAGAGTATCTGGTTCCAACACGTACTACGAATCAAAA GGATTAGAAAACATTGACTGA